One Xylanivirga thermophila DNA window includes the following coding sequences:
- a CDS encoding epoxyqueuosine reductase produces the protein MDELDLKNELIEYGKALGFGIIKVTDVKPFDLWKNSIENIKSLDPSTSDSWDKRGMVHDVKEILPSANSIIVAVFPYVPYEVKFPNGYGSYSAHYKYYPIGHESMKKLGEFLIQKGYRAIIDAPFSLKSAANRAGIGYFGKNGVIHTKAYGSFITLHSILTDAKLPADGSMDDISDCGQCSICVNSCPTGAIGPNGAIIQSRCVRYNMHSSDFIPVNIREKIGQRLLGCDICQMVCPRNKMYKDKYVLPPWDEVSPFDIKSLMANWDRGLKGQLSDMGDIIGKNFARAQRILSTAVIIAGNSKDESYIPYLEHTLVHPHPPIRGHSAWAIGRIGGSRGLKILKEALKCEKHPKVLEEIRDGIDNIVI, from the coding sequence ATGGATGAATTAGATTTAAAAAATGAGCTAATAGAATACGGTAAGGCTTTGGGCTTTGGGATAATAAAGGTGACTGATGTAAAGCCTTTTGATTTGTGGAAGAATAGTATTGAAAATATAAAATCACTAGATCCTTCTACAAGTGATAGCTGGGATAAAAGGGGTATGGTGCATGATGTAAAAGAGATATTGCCTTCGGCTAACTCTATAATAGTAGCCGTTTTTCCATATGTACCATATGAGGTGAAATTTCCGAATGGCTATGGCAGTTATTCAGCCCATTACAAATATTATCCAATAGGACATGAGTCCATGAAAAAGCTAGGGGAATTTTTAATACAGAAGGGGTATCGAGCTATAATTGATGCCCCTTTTTCTTTAAAGTCAGCTGCCAATAGGGCGGGGATTGGATATTTTGGGAAAAATGGGGTAATACATACAAAGGCATATGGTTCCTTTATAACACTCCATTCCATATTAACCGATGCCAAACTTCCAGCAGATGGGTCTATGGATGACATATCAGACTGCGGGCAATGCAGCATTTGTGTAAATAGTTGTCCTACTGGTGCAATAGGTCCAAATGGGGCAATAATACAAAGCAGATGTGTAAGATATAATATGCATTCATCTGACTTTATACCAGTGAATATAAGGGAAAAGATCGGCCAGAGATTGTTAGGATGCGATATATGTCAGATGGTTTGTCCTAGGAATAAAATGTATAAAGATAAATATGTGCTCCCGCCCTGGGACGAAGTATCTCCATTTGACATAAAAAGCCTTATGGCAAACTGGGATAGGGGATTGAAGGGGCAATTATCCGATATGGGTGATATAATAGGCAAAAATTTTGCCAGGGCACAGCGTATATTATCAACTGCGGTCATAATTGCAGGGAACTCTAAAGATGAATCATATATACCCTATCTTGAGCATACGCTAGTGCATCCCCATCCCCCCATACGGGGCCATAGCGCATGGGCTATTGGTAGGATAGGCGGGAGTAGGGGGCTTAAAATCTTAAAAGAGGCCCTTAAGTGTGAAAAGCATCCCAAAGTTTTAGAAGAAATAAGGGATGGAATAGACAATATAGTTATATGA
- a CDS encoding DUF3794 and LysM peptidoglycan-binding domain-containing protein — protein sequence MAIEFTRDLIKIDEVVGEQLSQALVEADIIVPEAKPDIAKILDVLGRVVINSKEAIQDKVMVEGTIKYNILYVADGDNQYLDSMDVETSFTHYIDMPDIKPKMVPYVNIYVEHLDYDIINSRKISIKAVLDVNAKVNQELQLEAIKDFKDEEKVQALKDDIMISTSQGQGVSQAVIREDVVLDDDMPSIHRILREKVQTTIDDKRTADNKIVVNGTIDVGILYLCEEDSRPINYFDCQIEFGHFVDIPGAYQGMDCDANVTVEDVYVEAREDINGELRIIGIEVLLSVEGEVFEIENKRIVTDAYSPQTRLQLKKRSVKLVESMGEGQSQTVVKESISFPQGMPEADEVMHVSVQPIISDEEIREGQVIIEGILASNIIYRSGEMGGVVGNFQEDIPFRQAVEINGINEDMYSKSSLQVEDVKFVLLSPDEMELKVNIAARSEVWTISEKEILLGFEEVEDKEPNEGGIFIYFVKPRDNMWNIAKRYNTTIENILKYNDIEDEDHLEVGSRIIIYKKFDYQVSAQ from the coding sequence ATGGCCATCGAATTTACAAGGGACCTGATTAAGATAGATGAAGTAGTCGGGGAACAACTATCCCAGGCTTTGGTAGAGGCTGATATTATAGTACCTGAAGCTAAGCCGGATATTGCAAAAATTTTGGATGTATTGGGCAGGGTGGTGATAAACAGTAAGGAAGCTATCCAGGATAAGGTAATGGTTGAAGGCACAATAAAGTATAATATCCTTTATGTGGCCGATGGAGACAACCAATATTTAGATAGCATGGATGTAGAGACTAGTTTTACCCATTATATTGATATGCCCGATATAAAGCCTAAGATGGTACCATATGTGAATATCTATGTGGAACATTTGGATTATGATATTATAAACAGCAGGAAGATAAGCATAAAGGCAGTACTTGATGTAAATGCAAAAGTAAATCAAGAGCTCCAATTGGAGGCTATAAAAGACTTTAAGGATGAGGAAAAGGTACAGGCGCTTAAGGATGATATAATGATAAGCACTAGCCAGGGTCAAGGGGTTTCTCAGGCTGTAATAAGGGAAGATGTGGTCTTAGACGATGATATGCCATCTATACACAGGATACTAAGGGAAAAGGTACAAACTACAATAGATGATAAGCGCACAGCGGATAATAAGATAGTGGTAAATGGTACTATAGATGTTGGAATATTATATTTATGTGAAGAGGATAGCAGGCCAATAAACTATTTTGATTGTCAAATAGAATTTGGGCATTTTGTAGACATACCAGGTGCCTACCAGGGGATGGACTGTGATGCAAATGTTACTGTAGAAGATGTATATGTGGAGGCTCGGGAGGATATAAATGGTGAGCTTAGGATTATAGGAATAGAAGTGCTCTTAAGTGTAGAAGGAGAAGTATTTGAAATAGAGAACAAGCGCATAGTAACGGATGCATATAGTCCTCAAACAAGATTGCAACTTAAAAAGCGCAGTGTAAAGCTAGTTGAGAGCATGGGTGAAGGACAATCACAGACTGTAGTAAAGGAGAGTATATCATTTCCCCAAGGTATGCCGGAGGCTGATGAGGTAATGCATGTAAGTGTTCAACCTATAATCAGTGATGAAGAGATAAGGGAAGGGCAGGTCATTATAGAAGGCATACTGGCATCTAATATCATATATCGTTCAGGTGAGATGGGCGGTGTAGTAGGAAACTTCCAGGAGGATATTCCATTTAGGCAGGCTGTAGAGATAAATGGTATAAACGAAGATATGTATTCAAAAAGTTCACTGCAGGTGGAGGATGTAAAATTTGTTCTTTTATCTCCTGATGAAATGGAGTTAAAGGTAAATATAGCTGCAAGGTCGGAGGTATGGACCATATCTGAAAAGGAGATATTACTAGGTTTTGAAGAGGTAGAGGATAAGGAGCCAAACGAGGGAGGCATATTTATCTATTTCGTGAAGCCTAGGGATAATATGTGGAATATTGCCAAGAGATATAATACGACGATTGAAAATATCCTTAAATATAATGATATAGAAGATGAGGATCATCTTGAAGTAGGTAGTAGAATAATTATATATAAAAAATTTGACTATCAGGTATCTGCCCAATAA
- the feoB gene encoding ferrous iron transport protein B produces the protein MGNCTIALAGNPNTGKTCIFNNLTGAKQHVGNWPGVTVEKKEGMINHKGYDIRIVDLPGTYSLGAFSGDEIVARDYIISESPDAIVNVVDATNLQRNLYLTVQILEAQTNVIIALNMIDQAKKYGIEINTKKLSHMLGVPIVPTIAAKQKGMDDILDTVIKDQKNVSHTWHIDYGSIIEPKLAALKEYIQTNDIISKKYPARWLAIKLLEGDEAVTDDIRKLSGGTELLNVANTAISKIEKELNAPLDSAIIEKRYQYINILIEECVDTTRTKTETITDKIDSILTHRLFGLPIFLAIMILVFEFTFKLSKPIVDLIENGFKSLGIWAQTYLAGINAPELFISFIVDGIIAGIGAVLAILPVLALLFLAIAVLEDSGYMARVAYIMDKPMKKIGLHGKAFIPFILGFGCNVPAIMSTRTLDNDRDRMITILSNPFISCGARLPIYTAFTAAFFPKHQTLIIMSLYALGVLISIVTVKIFGGLVFKDEDSSFIIELPQYHMPTIKGSMLLMWEKIKDFLKRASTIILSAIIVIWALSTLPVGVEYASDKSVVGRISSFIAPIFKPAGFGTWQATIALIFGILAKEIVIGTLGVVYKTGIQGLNAALTLHFTPLSAYSYMVMSLLYAPCISTISVIRSETKSRKWTAISLIYSFAVAWITSVLIYQIGSLIIS, from the coding sequence ATGGGGAATTGTACCATTGCACTGGCCGGCAATCCTAATACCGGTAAAACATGTATTTTTAACAATTTAACAGGGGCTAAACAACATGTTGGCAACTGGCCAGGAGTTACAGTAGAAAAGAAAGAAGGAATGATAAATCATAAAGGATATGATATAAGGATTGTAGATCTGCCAGGGACCTATAGTCTAGGTGCATTTTCAGGCGATGAGATAGTTGCCAGGGATTATATAATATCAGAATCCCCCGACGCAATAGTTAACGTGGTAGATGCGACAAACCTTCAAAGAAATCTATATTTAACAGTACAGATTTTAGAAGCTCAAACCAATGTGATAATAGCCCTTAATATGATAGATCAGGCCAAAAAATATGGGATTGAAATCAATACAAAGAAATTATCCCATATGCTAGGTGTACCCATAGTTCCAACTATAGCAGCAAAACAAAAAGGCATGGATGATATATTAGATACGGTTATAAAGGATCAGAAAAATGTCTCCCATACTTGGCATATAGACTATGGCAGCATCATAGAACCTAAGCTGGCAGCACTTAAAGAATATATACAAACAAACGACATTATTTCAAAAAAATATCCTGCCAGATGGTTAGCTATAAAACTATTAGAAGGAGACGAAGCTGTAACAGATGATATAAGAAAGCTATCTGGAGGCACAGAACTCTTAAATGTCGCCAATACCGCAATATCCAAGATAGAAAAGGAGTTAAATGCTCCTTTGGATTCAGCAATTATAGAAAAGCGCTATCAATATATAAATATCTTGATAGAAGAATGTGTAGATACCACAAGAACTAAAACCGAAACTATTACAGATAAAATTGATAGCATACTTACCCATAGACTATTCGGGCTACCTATATTTTTAGCCATAATGATACTGGTATTTGAGTTTACATTTAAACTTAGTAAACCCATTGTAGACTTGATAGAAAATGGATTTAAATCTTTGGGCATATGGGCTCAAACCTATTTAGCAGGGATTAATGCTCCGGAATTATTTATATCTTTTATAGTAGACGGCATTATAGCTGGAATAGGAGCGGTATTAGCCATACTTCCCGTACTAGCCCTCCTGTTTCTAGCAATAGCTGTATTAGAAGACAGCGGTTATATGGCTAGGGTAGCATATATAATGGATAAGCCAATGAAAAAAATAGGGCTCCATGGAAAGGCCTTTATACCTTTTATACTAGGATTTGGCTGCAATGTGCCAGCCATAATGTCCACTAGAACGCTAGATAATGATCGTGATAGAATGATAACCATACTATCAAATCCCTTCATATCCTGCGGCGCCCGCCTTCCCATATATACGGCATTTACCGCCGCTTTTTTTCCAAAGCATCAAACATTGATTATAATGTCATTATATGCTTTAGGCGTCCTAATTTCTATTGTAACAGTCAAAATTTTTGGAGGACTGGTATTTAAGGATGAAGATTCGTCTTTTATTATAGAGCTTCCACAATATCATATGCCCACTATAAAAGGCTCCATGCTACTCATGTGGGAAAAAATAAAGGATTTTCTAAAGAGGGCAAGCACCATCATATTATCGGCAATTATAGTTATATGGGCTCTCTCTACACTACCAGTTGGTGTAGAATATGCCAGCGATAAAAGTGTGGTAGGACGCATAAGTTCGTTTATAGCACCCATATTCAAACCTGCTGGCTTCGGTACATGGCAGGCTACTATTGCCCTTATCTTTGGTATATTAGCTAAAGAGATAGTAATAGGCACCCTTGGGGTAGTATATAAAACAGGCATACAGGGTTTAAATGCAGCATTAACTCTGCACTTTACTCCATTGTCAGCCTACTCATATATGGTAATGTCCCTTTTATATGCACCTTGTATATCCACCATAAGTGTTATAAGAAGCGAAACCAAATCTCGGAAATGGACGGCTATATCCCTTATATATAGCTTTGCGGTGGCATGGATTACATCCGTTTTAATATACCAGATAGGCAGCCTTATAATAAGCTAG
- a CDS encoding FprA family A-type flavoprotein — protein MNSREIIKGVSWVGVMDPGLKVFDVIMNTEWGTTYNSYVVKGKDKVAVIEMVKGGFDDDQLETIKEIVDPKDIDYIILNHTEPDHSGSLAEFLDQAKNATVVSSRPAYIYLKDIVNGDFPHIIAKDGDTIDLGGRTLRFISAPFLHWPDSMFTYLVEENILFSGDVFGCHYCPKDAGHMFNDEVDMDIVPAQRYYFDVIMSPFKAHMLDAINKIRDMSIDIVCPSHGPILRDNPWDTINMVEGWSKDILDKNDPKKIFIGYVSAYGNTKRIGEAIAEGIKAEGDFDIEMLDISQNDISEIIPKIDRSDAILLGSPTINRDALEPVWRLMSYINAFKNKGKLSAAFGSYGWSGEAVGMIEGRLKSLGLKVISPGYRVKLVPNAEELNGAKDFGRNFAHMYMAANA, from the coding sequence ATGAATAGTCGCGAAATTATAAAAGGTGTTAGTTGGGTAGGTGTCATGGATCCGGGACTTAAAGTTTTTGATGTTATAATGAATACAGAATGGGGTACTACTTATAACTCCTATGTTGTAAAGGGAAAGGATAAAGTAGCAGTTATAGAGATGGTTAAGGGTGGGTTTGATGACGATCAGCTCGAAACCATAAAGGAAATTGTAGATCCAAAGGATATTGATTATATAATACTAAATCATACTGAACCTGATCATTCAGGATCTCTAGCAGAGTTCTTAGACCAGGCAAAAAATGCTACGGTAGTATCTTCAAGACCGGCATATATCTATCTAAAGGATATAGTAAATGGGGATTTTCCCCATATAATAGCAAAGGATGGAGATACCATAGATCTTGGAGGTAGGACATTAAGGTTCATATCAGCTCCATTTCTACATTGGCCAGATTCAATGTTTACCTATTTGGTAGAGGAAAATATTTTGTTTTCAGGTGATGTATTTGGCTGTCATTATTGCCCAAAGGATGCAGGACATATGTTTAATGATGAAGTGGATATGGATATAGTGCCTGCACAGAGATACTATTTTGATGTTATAATGAGCCCATTTAAGGCGCATATGCTTGATGCTATAAATAAGATAAGGGATATGTCCATTGATATTGTATGTCCTTCCCATGGTCCAATACTGCGGGATAATCCATGGGACACCATAAATATGGTAGAGGGCTGGAGCAAGGATATTTTAGATAAAAACGATCCAAAAAAGATATTCATAGGATATGTATCAGCCTATGGCAATACAAAGCGTATAGGCGAGGCTATAGCTGAAGGTATTAAGGCTGAAGGTGATTTTGATATAGAGATGTTGGATATATCTCAAAATGATATATCTGAAATTATACCTAAGATAGACAGATCTGATGCTATATTATTGGGCTCTCCTACTATCAATCGGGATGCATTGGAGCCTGTATGGCGATTGATGTCATATATAAATGCTTTTAAAAATAAAGGCAAACTATCAGCTGCATTTGGTTCGTATGGCTGGAGTGGCGAAGCAGTTGGTATGATAGAAGGAAGACTTAAATCATTAGGGCTTAAGGTAATATCTCCAGGCTATAGGGTAAAACTTGTACCAAATGCAGAAGAATTAAATGGGGCTAAAGATTTTGGACGCAATTTTGCCCATATGTACATGGCTGCGAATGCTTGA
- the rd gene encoding rubredoxin translates to MKKYECTVCGYIYDPEIGDPDSDIAPGTAFEDLPEDWVCPECGVGKDMFEPVEE, encoded by the coding sequence ATGAAAAAATATGAATGTACGGTATGTGGTTATATTTATGATCCGGAGATAGGAGATCCAGATAGCGACATAGCACCTGGTACGGCATTTGAAGATCTACCAGAGGATTGGGTATGTCCGGAATGTGGCGTAGGCAAAGATATGTTTGAACCTGTAGAAGAATAG
- a CDS encoding ferritin family protein: MAQSTFNDLEALRISINIEKRGERFYKAAAQKLDDPDVKDMLNELAVQESEHAETFRMLYDQALENKEYFDDSYLFDPDVSAYFYAMVESTIFPNEKEQDEVIDRIQNVKDVLKIGIQAEKESILFYTEMVIYSKYVEAKDAFRKLLQEEKSHLINLQGLLAKYKD; the protein is encoded by the coding sequence ATGGCTCAGAGTACATTTAATGATTTAGAAGCCCTTAGGATTTCTATAAATATTGAAAAACGTGGAGAGAGATTTTACAAGGCTGCTGCTCAAAAACTGGATGACCCCGATGTGAAAGATATGTTAAATGAGTTAGCTGTGCAGGAAAGCGAGCATGCAGAGACTTTTAGGATGCTATATGATCAGGCATTGGAGAATAAAGAATACTTTGATGATTCCTATCTCTTCGATCCTGATGTCTCAGCATATTTTTATGCTATGGTAGAAAGCACTATTTTCCCAAATGAAAAGGAACAGGATGAGGTAATAGATAGGATCCAGAATGTTAAAGATGTATTGAAGATAGGGATTCAGGCGGAAAAGGAATCCATACTCTTTTATACAGAGATGGTTATATACTCTAAATACGTAGAAGCGAAGGATGCCTTCAGAAAGCTTTTACAGGAAGAAAAGAGTCATCTTATAAATTTACAGGGTTTACTTGCAAAATATAAAGATTAG
- a CDS encoding peptidoglycan amidohydrolase family protein produces MKKLRRVLRNIIFIVIALLLVNRLILKPNAERHSIDQMYSYLMEAGNRDGIFTVAVALNGGKTINTCVYFVAEALRQNGIPISEGVCNTSQLMSALKERGWKENTNYKDLKSGDIVFTTDAAGNKDGTPTHAYIFMQWVEKGNYGYAYICDNQANDYGGNLYHIRNIKNPDNVNGAVKEAFSFFMRP; encoded by the coding sequence ATGAAGAAATTAAGGCGAGTATTGAGAAATATAATATTCATAGTTATAGCGTTATTATTAGTGAATAGGCTGATTTTAAAACCAAATGCTGAAAGGCATTCAATAGATCAGATGTACTCGTACTTGATGGAAGCAGGCAACAGGGACGGAATATTTACTGTGGCTGTAGCTTTAAATGGAGGAAAGACAATTAATACTTGTGTATATTTCGTAGCAGAAGCACTAAGGCAAAATGGTATTCCTATTTCAGAGGGGGTTTGCAACACATCCCAACTTATGTCGGCGTTGAAAGAAAGAGGCTGGAAGGAGAATACTAATTATAAGGATTTAAAATCTGGAGATATTGTATTCACTACAGATGCGGCGGGCAATAAGGACGGGACTCCCACACATGCCTACATATTTATGCAATGGGTTGAAAAGGGTAACTATGGTTATGCCTATATTTGTGATAATCAGGCTAATGACTATGGTGGAAATCTATATCATATACGCAATATTAAAAACCCAGATAATGTTAATGGTGCAGTTAAAGAAGCATTTAGTTTTTTTATGAGACCGTAG
- the ispE gene encoding 4-(cytidine 5'-diphospho)-2-C-methyl-D-erythritol kinase has translation MDERAKDKVNMKKIIIKAPAKINLSLDVTGKRQDGYHEVEMIMQSIELCDTVYLTKTRGGIDVSADCLDVPLGNDNIAYKAAKAMQDVFCVGDGVDIYIKKSIPMAAGLAGGSADAAAVIWGLNRIWDIDANRDELMKVAVSIGADVPFCIMGGTALAQGIGERLTPLSVDLNCHVVIVKPPISVSTGKVYSSLDLIKTCKRPNTTAIIDFLKAGDIEGIGGYMENVLEDVTETIYGGIYDIKREINRFKPLGVLMSGSGPSVYGLFNTREEAYRAYLTLKETYGDIYITRTCPCGVCII, from the coding sequence ATGGATGAAAGGGCGAAAGATAAGGTGAATATGAAAAAGATAATAATAAAGGCTCCTGCCAAGATAAATTTAAGCCTTGATGTTACAGGCAAAAGACAGGATGGATATCATGAAGTGGAGATGATTATGCAATCTATAGAACTTTGCGATACGGTATACTTGACAAAAACTAGGGGCGGTATAGACGTATCTGCAGATTGTCTGGATGTACCTCTAGGTAATGATAATATCGCTTATAAGGCAGCTAAAGCGATGCAGGATGTATTTTGCGTAGGAGATGGAGTTGATATATACATAAAAAAAAGCATCCCAATGGCAGCTGGTTTGGCGGGAGGCAGTGCAGATGCTGCAGCTGTCATATGGGGACTTAACAGAATATGGGATATAGATGCAAATAGGGATGAGCTTATGAAGGTGGCAGTTTCTATAGGAGCTGATGTGCCTTTTTGCATTATGGGAGGCACTGCGCTAGCCCAGGGGATAGGGGAACGTTTAACACCATTATCCGTTGATTTAAATTGTCATGTAGTAATAGTAAAACCCCCTATCTCTGTATCTACAGGGAAAGTATATAGTTCCCTTGATCTTATAAAGACATGTAAAAGGCCAAATACCACGGCTATTATAGATTTCTTAAAGGCGGGAGATATAGAAGGTATTGGAGGATACATGGAAAATGTTCTTGAGGATGTGACAGAAACTATTTATGGTGGAATATATGATATAAAAAGGGAAATTAATAGATTTAAACCATTGGGTGTTTTAATGAGCGGAAGTGGTCCTAGTGTATATGGGCTGTTTAATACTAGAGAAGAGGCATATAGGGCTTATCTAACACTTAAGGAGACATATGGGGATATATATATTACCAGGACATGTCCTTGTGGTGTATGTATTATTTAG
- a CDS encoding FeoA family protein, whose amino-acid sequence MTTNIIPLSCAKSNTTVVIKRINGGKKLRNRLMELGIIEGAEIDVLSNSGGPLIIMAGNSRFALGQGMAQKLLIDEAYSGQKVSSN is encoded by the coding sequence ATGACTACCAATATAATACCGTTATCATGTGCAAAGTCTAATACCACAGTGGTGATAAAGAGGATAAACGGAGGTAAAAAACTTCGCAACCGTCTAATGGAACTTGGCATTATAGAAGGCGCAGAAATAGATGTCCTTAGTAATAGTGGAGGCCCCCTTATTATAATGGCAGGCAATAGTCGATTTGCTCTAGGTCAAGGTATGGCTCAAAAATTATTGATAGATGAGGCGTATTCTGGGCAAAAAGTTAGTTCAAACTAA
- a CDS encoding metal-dependent transcriptional regulator: MNQIDISPSLQDYLETILNLSNEYETVRVTDLAQEMNVAKSSVHQAVTQLKKTGLVEQEPYGPLILTKEGENIAKKVLEKHHLLVKFFTEVLDVDYNTAQKDACLIEHSISPVTVEKLINFLEHYIQEN, encoded by the coding sequence ATGAATCAGATAGATATTTCCCCTTCGCTGCAAGATTACCTAGAAACTATACTGAATTTGAGCAATGAATATGAAACTGTTCGAGTTACCGATCTAGCTCAAGAGATGAATGTAGCAAAATCTAGTGTGCATCAAGCAGTGACTCAACTTAAAAAAACTGGATTGGTAGAACAGGAACCTTATGGTCCTCTAATACTTACCAAAGAGGGAGAAAACATAGCTAAGAAAGTATTGGAAAAACACCATTTACTAGTAAAGTTTTTTACGGAGGTACTGGATGTAGACTATAATACCGCCCAAAAAGATGCTTGCCTCATAGAGCACTCTATCAGTCCTGTAACTGTAGAAAAGCTTATTAATTTTCTTGAACATTATATCCAAGAAAATTAA
- the trpS gene encoding tryptophan--tRNA ligase: MDKKQRIFSGSQPSGFLTLGNYVGAIKNWTELQDKYDCIYCIVDLHSLTVRQDPVELRKRSLSFLAQYIACGLDPEKSIIFIQSHVSAHAELSWILNCYTYMGELGRMTQFKDKSKKHPDNINAGLFTYPVLMAADILLYHTDLVPVGEDQKQHLEITRDIAERFNNIYGNVFTIPEPYIPKVGSRIMSLQDPDKKMSKSDENPNSYIALLDEPNVIIKKFKRAITDSEAIVRYDVENKPGISNLMSIYSSVTGQTFEEIEREFDGKGYGDFKARVGEAVAETLSPIQKRYSELMNDRGYLEQVMKTGAEKAGYIANRTLSKVYKKVGFILK; encoded by the coding sequence ATGGATAAAAAACAAAGGATTTTCAGTGGAAGTCAACCTTCAGGATTTTTAACATTGGGAAATTACGTAGGTGCCATAAAAAATTGGACAGAACTTCAAGATAAATATGATTGCATATACTGTATAGTGGATCTCCATTCTTTAACGGTTAGGCAGGATCCTGTAGAACTTAGAAAACGTAGTCTGTCATTTTTGGCCCAATATATTGCATGCGGATTGGATCCGGAAAAGAGTATAATATTTATACAATCCCATGTAAGTGCCCATGCAGAGCTATCATGGATATTAAATTGCTATACATATATGGGGGAACTTGGAAGAATGACCCAATTCAAGGATAAATCAAAGAAACATCCTGACAATATAAATGCAGGATTGTTTACATATCCAGTGCTCATGGCTGCTGATATACTGCTCTACCATACCGATTTGGTACCTGTAGGTGAAGATCAAAAGCAGCATCTTGAAATAACTAGAGATATAGCAGAACGATTCAACAATATATATGGAAATGTATTTACCATACCGGAACCCTATATACCAAAGGTTGGATCTAGAATAATGAGCCTTCAAGATCCTGACAAGAAGATGTCAAAATCGGATGAAAATCCAAACAGCTATATTGCTTTACTTGATGAACCTAATGTCATAATTAAGAAATTCAAGAGAGCTATTACTGACTCTGAGGCTATAGTGCGTTATGATGTTGAGAATAAACCTGGCATAAGCAATCTCATGAGCATATATTCAAGCGTTACAGGACAAACCTTTGAAGAGATAGAGCGGGAATTTGATGGTAAAGGTTATGGTGATTTCAAGGCTAGAGTAGGGGAAGCGGTGGCAGAAACCCTATCTCCTATACAGAAGCGTTACAGTGAGCTTATGAATGATAGGGGATATTTAGAACAGGTAATGAAGACAGGAGCGGAGAAAGCGGGATATATAGCAAACAGGACACTATCAAAGGTATACAAGAAGGTAGGATTTATTCTTAAATAA
- a CDS encoding Veg family protein gives MIDSQALLKVKEVVKSNRGEKVHLKANSGRRKIYVKEGVIYDTYPNIFTVQVDIDERNVQMLSYTYFDILTSNVELIVCKNNQKI, from the coding sequence ATGATAGATAGCCAAGCTCTACTAAAGGTCAAGGAAGTAGTGAAATCCAACAGGGGTGAAAAAGTGCATTTAAAGGCCAACAGTGGCCGACGTAAGATATATGTAAAGGAAGGTGTGATATATGATACATATCCCAATATCTTTACGGTGCAGGTGGATATAGATGAACGGAATGTGCAAATGTTGTCCTATACGTATTTTGATATACTGACTTCTAATGTAGAACTCATCGTATGTAAAAATAACCAAAAAATTTAA